A single window of Sphingobium sp. SCG-1 DNA harbors:
- a CDS encoding DUF1153 domain-containing protein — translation MFENQKIRPAQVVGPLGEPLTLDSLPPAGTTRWVVRRKAEVVAAVNGGLLTVDEACARYSLTLEEFAGWQRAVDRSGMPGLRVTRIQHYKSLYERQQKF, via the coding sequence ATGTTCGAGAATCAGAAAATACGCCCCGCACAAGTTGTTGGCCCCCTGGGCGAACCGCTGACCCTCGACAGCCTGCCACCGGCCGGCACGACGCGCTGGGTCGTTCGCCGCAAGGCAGAGGTGGTTGCCGCAGTAAACGGTGGCCTGCTGACGGTCGACGAAGCCTGCGCCCGTTATTCGCTGACGCTGGAGGAATTTGCCGGGTGGCAGCGCGCTGTCGATCGATCGGGCATGCCGGGCCTGCGCGTGACACGCATCCAGCACTATAAGTCGCTGTACGAGCGCCAGCAGAAATTCTGA
- a CDS encoding GlsB/YeaQ/YmgE family stress response membrane protein, whose translation MNLIIWLVIGGVIGWLASIVMRTDAQQGIFLNIIVGIVGAFLAGLVLSGGTINNSDFSLSSLIASFIGAVVLLAIVNLFRRGSVR comes from the coding sequence ATGAACCTTATTATCTGGCTCGTAATTGGCGGCGTAATCGGTTGGCTGGCCAGCATTGTGATGCGCACGGATGCGCAGCAGGGCATTTTCCTGAACATCATCGTCGGGATCGTCGGCGCGTTTCTGGCAGGTCTGGTCCTCAGTGGCGGCACCATCAACAATAGCGACTTCAGCCTGTCGTCGCTGATCGCGTCATTCATCGGTGCAGTGGTATTGCTCGCTATCGTCAACCTGTTTCGTCGCGGCAGCGTGCGGTAA
- a CDS encoding efflux RND transporter periplasmic adaptor subunit, with protein sequence MNYETHFASDVDMERFDPETLRARKRRRIFLALIVAAVVVIAATLLFGRNSGAGDTGSAGATVVAPVVTVLSPGQSAFQGTVTATGSLNARIDMPVGVVGEGGEVVRVLVQPGDWVKAGQSLAVIERSVQSEQARSLAAQIGVARADAKLAKTQLDRARQLVGRGFISQADIDQREATLAAANARVGVAEAQLAEQRARNGRLDIRAPASGLVLTRTVEPGQVVGASSGVLFRIAKDGAMELRALLSEADLARVRVGVPAAVTPVGGNQSVKGHIWQVAPVVDPVSRQGIARVAVPYTPVIRPGGFAAVSIVTSTGNAPMLPESAVLSDPSGNYVYIVNSKNMVERRSVKVGQVSSSGVAISSGLTGQEKVVASAGAFLTPGQKVKPELQKAAR encoded by the coding sequence ATGAATTACGAAACACATTTTGCGAGCGATGTCGACATGGAGCGTTTTGATCCCGAGACGCTTCGCGCCCGCAAGCGCCGTCGAATTTTTCTTGCGCTGATCGTAGCTGCAGTGGTCGTTATCGCTGCTACTCTCTTGTTTGGCCGGAACAGCGGTGCTGGGGATACCGGTAGTGCCGGAGCCACGGTCGTGGCGCCCGTCGTCACCGTGCTAAGTCCTGGGCAATCCGCCTTTCAAGGTACAGTGACAGCCACCGGGTCACTTAATGCACGGATCGATATGCCGGTTGGTGTTGTTGGAGAAGGCGGTGAAGTAGTCCGCGTGCTGGTTCAACCCGGCGATTGGGTGAAGGCTGGACAGTCGCTTGCCGTGATCGAGCGCTCGGTTCAATCTGAGCAGGCACGTTCGTTAGCGGCGCAAATAGGCGTTGCACGGGCGGATGCCAAGCTTGCCAAAACGCAGTTGGACCGCGCGCGTCAGCTCGTTGGACGTGGTTTTATTTCACAGGCGGACATCGATCAGCGCGAAGCAACGCTCGCCGCTGCCAATGCGCGTGTCGGCGTAGCCGAAGCACAGCTTGCCGAGCAGCGCGCGCGTAATGGTCGTCTCGACATCCGCGCCCCCGCCTCCGGTTTGGTCCTGACACGCACTGTCGAGCCTGGGCAAGTCGTGGGGGCCAGCAGCGGTGTCCTGTTCCGCATCGCCAAAGATGGTGCGATGGAATTGCGCGCCTTGTTGAGCGAAGCTGATCTCGCCCGCGTCCGAGTCGGCGTGCCGGCTGCGGTAACGCCGGTCGGCGGAAATCAAAGCGTGAAGGGCCATATCTGGCAGGTCGCGCCAGTGGTGGACCCGGTAAGCCGGCAGGGCATCGCCCGCGTCGCCGTTCCCTACACCCCTGTGATCCGTCCGGGTGGCTTTGCAGCCGTCAGCATCGTCACCAGCACGGGGAATGCGCCAATGTTGCCGGAATCCGCGGTGTTGAGTGATCCCTCCGGCAACTATGTCTACATCGTCAATTCAAAGAATATGGTGGAACGCCGCTCCGTTAAAGTCGGACAAGTGTCCAGCAGCGGCGTCGCGATCAGTAGTGGCCTGACCGGGCAGGAAAAGGTGGTTGCATCCGCTGGCGCATTTCTGACGCCGGGGCAGAAGGTGAAGCCCGAATTGCAAAAGGCCGCACGCTGA